In Geotalea uraniireducens, one genomic interval encodes:
- a CDS encoding dihydroorotate dehydrogenase has translation MRKPDLSVEIAGITLRNPIMTASGTFGYGEEFAEYVDLEKIGAMITKGLSLKPKAGNPTPRIVETTGGMLNAIGLQNVGIDAFIEKKLPFLRTVATPVIVNFFGNTLEEYAELAERLDKLPEVAALEINISCPNVKHGGIVFGTEPKAAYSVVKAVRDATIKPVIVKLSPNVTDIVEMAWACADAEADALSLINTLTGMAIDLASRRPVLANVTGGLSGPAVKPVALRMVWQVARAVKIPVIGIGGIMTGTDALEFMLAGATAVQVGTANFLNPSAAQRIAEEMEQYLINHGIDDVKELIGALQV, from the coding sequence ACCTTTGGCTACGGCGAAGAGTTTGCCGAGTACGTCGATCTGGAAAAGATCGGCGCCATGATCACCAAAGGGCTGTCTCTCAAACCAAAGGCAGGGAATCCGACCCCGCGGATTGTTGAAACCACCGGCGGGATGCTCAATGCCATCGGCCTGCAAAACGTCGGCATCGACGCTTTTATCGAGAAGAAGCTACCGTTCCTCCGAACCGTCGCGACGCCGGTGATCGTCAATTTTTTCGGCAATACCCTGGAAGAGTACGCCGAGCTGGCAGAGCGGCTCGACAAGCTTCCCGAAGTGGCCGCCCTTGAAATCAACATCTCCTGTCCGAACGTCAAGCACGGCGGGATCGTCTTCGGGACCGAACCGAAGGCTGCCTATTCGGTGGTGAAAGCAGTGCGCGATGCCACCATCAAACCGGTGATCGTCAAGCTGTCGCCGAACGTCACCGATATCGTCGAAATGGCGTGGGCCTGCGCCGACGCCGAGGCGGACGCCCTGTCGCTGATCAACACCCTCACCGGAATGGCCATTGATCTGGCGAGCCGCCGGCCGGTGCTCGCCAATGTTACGGGGGGACTTTCGGGGCCGGCGGTCAAGCCGGTGGCCCTGCGGATGGTCTGGCAGGTGGCCAGGGCAGTGAAAATTCCAGTGATCGGCATCGGCGGCATCATGACCGGGACCGACGCCCTGGAATTCATGCTGGCAGGAGCAACGGCAGTCCAGGTGGGAACGGCCAATTTCCTCAATCCGTCGGCTGCCCAGCGGATCGCCGAGGAGATGGAACAGTACCTGATCAACCACGGGATTGACGACGTCAAGGAGTTGATCGGCGCACTCCAAGTCTGA
- a CDS encoding KamA family radical SAM protein, giving the protein MELWQRQLGVCITSPEEIGARFGIDAAPLIPVARRYPLQITTHYLSLIEQPGDPLWRQCIPDPRELMDDQQPDPLNEEELSPVPGLIHRYPDRVVWLVSNHCAMYCRFCMRKRQVGCPTQGGGGSGAIDDAIHYIAQTGAIRDVILSGGDPLLLDDDVLGEILGRLKAIPHVEMIRIGTRVPVTLPERVTTRLCRLLKRFHPLYVNTHFNHPREIAPLSVRACARLADAGIPLGNQTVLLRGINDDPAVMKLLMQRLLAIRVRPYYIHQMDLVQGTGHFRTPVGKGLEIMAALRGHTSGLATPYYVIDSPGGKGKVPLLPDCAERHGRMWLLRNFRGESIEYAECDLS; this is encoded by the coding sequence ATGGAATTATGGCAACGACAGCTTGGCGTCTGCATAACCTCTCCGGAGGAGATCGGGGCCCGTTTCGGTATTGACGCGGCACCGCTCATCCCCGTTGCCCGGCGGTATCCGCTCCAAATCACCACCCACTACCTGAGCCTGATCGAGCAGCCGGGCGACCCCCTCTGGCGGCAATGCATCCCCGATCCGCGTGAACTGATGGACGATCAGCAGCCGGATCCGCTCAACGAAGAGGAACTGAGCCCCGTGCCGGGACTGATCCACCGTTATCCGGACCGGGTAGTCTGGCTGGTTTCGAACCACTGTGCGATGTATTGCCGTTTCTGCATGCGGAAGCGCCAGGTTGGCTGCCCGACGCAGGGAGGTGGAGGCAGCGGCGCCATCGACGATGCTATCCATTACATCGCCCAAACCGGGGCAATTCGCGATGTGATCCTCTCCGGCGGCGATCCGCTGCTGCTGGACGACGACGTATTGGGCGAGATTCTCGGCCGGCTCAAGGCAATCCCCCATGTCGAAATGATCAGAATCGGCACCCGGGTGCCGGTGACGCTGCCGGAGCGGGTCACCACCCGACTCTGCCGGTTGCTAAAGCGTTTTCACCCCCTTTACGTCAACACCCATTTCAACCACCCGCGGGAGATCGCCCCGCTCTCCGTCCGGGCGTGTGCCCGGCTGGCCGACGCCGGCATCCCTCTCGGCAACCAGACGGTTCTCCTCCGCGGGATCAACGACGATCCGGCCGTCATGAAGCTGCTCATGCAGCGGCTGCTGGCGATCAGGGTCCGCCCTTACTATATCCACCAGATGGATCTGGTGCAGGGGACTGGGCATTTCCGGACGCCGGTCGGCAAAGGACTGGAAATCATGGCTGCCTTGCGCGGCCATACCTCGGGACTGGCAACCCCTTACTACGTGATCGACTCACCGGGTGGAAAAGGGAAGGTGCCGCTGCTTCCCGACTGCGCCGAACGGCACGGCAGAATGTGGCTGCTGAGGAATTTCCGTGGCGAAAGCATCGAATACGCGGAGTGTGATCTTTCCTGA
- a CDS encoding response regulator, whose amino-acid sequence MRKSFKQGDASRQLLLVAGDASWGKSLGFVLELAGYRVTVVQTLFEAADWVVKRLDTAESFSALVIGPGHSWTDTVWLSGLLGAAGAAMPIICTTPELPSAAELDGVTVADSPEEIVAILERLSGKAGR is encoded by the coding sequence ATGAGGAAGAGTTTCAAACAGGGAGACGCTTCGCGGCAACTGTTGTTGGTCGCAGGTGATGCGAGCTGGGGGAAAAGCCTCGGGTTCGTGCTCGAACTTGCCGGTTATCGGGTAACGGTGGTCCAGACACTATTCGAAGCGGCCGACTGGGTAGTCAAACGACTCGATACGGCGGAAAGCTTCTCCGCCCTGGTGATCGGTCCGGGACACTCGTGGACGGATACGGTCTGGCTTTCCGGACTCCTCGGTGCCGCCGGCGCGGCCATGCCGATCATTTGCACGACCCCAGAGCTGCCTAGTGCCGCCGAACTTGACGGCGTCACCGTTGCTGACTCGCCCGAGGAAATCGTTGCCATTCTGGAACGGCTTAGCGGTAAAGCAGGCCGTTAG
- a CDS encoding anaerobic C4-dicarboxylate transporter — protein MVMFWIQFVLVLGAILLGVRRGGVSLGLIGGMGVAILVLGFRAAPSEPPIAVMLIILAVVTASATLQVAGGLDYLVQLTERLLRAHPKYVTILAPLSTFFLTVCVGTGHAVYALLPVIADVALRTNIRPERPMAISSVASQMGITASPVAAAVTTFLAVASKSGYPVGLFDIIKITLPSGVIGLLVAAIWSFNRGKDLDKDPEYQDRLKDPEFRQSLDATVTTLDTKISTTAKFSVVLFFAGVLTIILLAMVPSLLPMVNGKPVPMTTVVQIVMLAFGAFIMFASNIKAKDIAHSSVFIAGMIAVVSIFGIAWMSDTFVSANKSFLIAKIGEMVKLAPWTFAIAMFCVSAFVKSQAATLTIMLPFGLALGLPIPLLLGLMPASYAYFFFCFYPSDLAAINMDRTGTTRIGKYLLNHSFMIPGLIGVGVSTVMAYLISRLAF, from the coding sequence ATGGTAATGTTTTGGATCCAGTTTGTCCTGGTACTCGGGGCAATCCTTCTCGGCGTCCGCAGGGGAGGCGTATCGCTCGGCCTCATCGGCGGCATGGGTGTGGCAATCCTGGTGCTCGGCTTCCGGGCGGCCCCTTCCGAGCCGCCTATTGCCGTCATGTTGATCATCCTGGCAGTGGTCACTGCTTCGGCGACCCTCCAGGTGGCAGGAGGTCTCGACTATCTGGTCCAGCTCACCGAACGCCTGCTGCGCGCCCATCCCAAGTACGTCACGATCCTGGCGCCGTTGTCGACGTTTTTCCTGACGGTCTGCGTCGGCACCGGCCATGCGGTCTATGCCCTGTTGCCGGTCATTGCCGACGTGGCGTTGCGGACCAATATCCGTCCCGAGCGACCGATGGCGATTTCGAGCGTGGCGTCGCAAATGGGGATCACCGCCAGTCCGGTGGCAGCGGCAGTTACCACCTTTCTGGCTGTTGCCTCCAAGAGCGGCTATCCGGTAGGTCTGTTCGACATCATCAAGATAACGTTGCCGTCCGGAGTGATCGGCCTGCTGGTGGCGGCTATCTGGAGTTTCAACCGTGGCAAGGACCTGGATAAAGACCCCGAATATCAGGATCGGCTGAAAGACCCCGAATTCCGCCAGTCGCTTGATGCTACCGTGACCACGCTGGACACCAAGATTTCCACGACTGCCAAGTTCTCAGTAGTGCTGTTCTTTGCCGGCGTACTGACGATCATTCTCCTGGCCATGGTCCCGTCTCTCCTGCCGATGGTCAATGGCAAGCCGGTGCCGATGACCACCGTCGTGCAGATCGTCATGCTCGCATTTGGCGCCTTCATCATGTTCGCCAGCAATATCAAGGCGAAAGACATCGCCCATTCCAGCGTCTTTATCGCCGGCATGATCGCGGTGGTTTCTATTTTCGGCATCGCCTGGATGAGCGATACGTTCGTCAGTGCCAATAAGAGCTTCCTGATCGCCAAGATCGGCGAGATGGTCAAGCTGGCGCCCTGGACCTTTGCCATTGCCATGTTCTGCGTTTCCGCCTTCGTCAAGAGTCAGGCGGCAACGCTCACCATCATGCTGCCATTTGGTCTTGCCCTGGGGTTGCCGATTCCACTGCTTCTCGGACTGATGCCGGCCAGCTACGCCTACTTCTTCTTCTGCTTCTATCCCAGCGACCTTGCGGCCATCAACATGGACCGGACCGGCACGACGCGGATCGGTAAATATCTGCTTAATCATAGCTTCATGATCCCCGGACTGATTGGCGTCGGGGTCTCGACGGTGATGGCTTACCTGATTTCCCGCCTGGCGTTTTAG
- a CDS encoding sigma-54-dependent transcriptional regulator, with protein sequence MISTLYPGFGLLLVDDEPAWLRSMALTLESRLGVTNLRLCQDSREVMAILADGGIGLVLLDLTMPYLSGEELLKQIAERHPETVVVVVSGLNQVETAVSCMKLGAYEYFVKTDEEERIVGGVLRAIRMLELQRENREMSTRLVSGGLAHPEAFSPIITADRAMFAIFAYVEAVAKSPQPLLITGESGVGKELLARAAHLLSGCRGELVSVNVAGLDDTVFADTLFGHLRGAFTGADSSRRGMVEEAAGGTLFLDEIGDLSIPSQVKLLRLLQEGEYFPLGSDQPKRLKARIIVATHRDLAAAEAAGTFRRDLYYRLRTHRVHVPPLRDRKCDIPLLLEHFLGEAARSLGKSRPTAPRELAQLLATYHFPGNVRELKAMIFDAVSLHRGRMLSMESFIAAIGTTPAGGATAAGTDRNPFACFDKLPTFADAAELLVGEALTRANGNQTLAARLLGISQPALSKRLKMIRK encoded by the coding sequence ATGATCAGCACGCTCTATCCCGGTTTCGGTCTGTTGCTGGTGGATGATGAACCGGCCTGGCTTCGTTCAATGGCTCTGACCCTTGAGTCGCGGCTTGGCGTTACCAACCTCCGGCTTTGTCAGGACAGTCGCGAAGTCATGGCGATTCTTGCCGACGGAGGCATCGGTCTGGTGCTGCTCGACCTGACCATGCCCTATCTTTCGGGAGAGGAACTGCTCAAACAGATTGCCGAACGTCATCCCGAAACGGTCGTCGTCGTCGTCAGTGGGCTGAACCAGGTCGAAACCGCCGTCAGCTGCATGAAACTCGGGGCTTACGAATACTTTGTCAAGACCGATGAAGAGGAACGAATTGTCGGCGGGGTCCTGCGGGCGATTCGGATGCTCGAGTTGCAGCGAGAAAACCGGGAGATGTCGACGCGACTCGTTTCCGGAGGATTGGCCCATCCCGAAGCGTTCAGCCCGATCATCACGGCCGACCGGGCCATGTTCGCCATTTTCGCCTACGTGGAGGCAGTGGCAAAAAGCCCGCAGCCGTTACTGATCACCGGAGAAAGTGGCGTCGGCAAGGAACTGCTTGCCCGGGCCGCCCACCTTTTGAGCGGCTGCCGGGGAGAACTGGTGTCGGTCAACGTGGCCGGCCTTGACGATACCGTTTTTGCCGACACCCTCTTCGGTCACCTGCGCGGCGCGTTTACCGGCGCCGATTCAAGCCGGCGCGGCATGGTGGAGGAAGCGGCCGGTGGGACCCTGTTTCTCGACGAAATCGGCGATCTCAGTATCCCTTCTCAGGTCAAGCTCCTCCGGCTCCTGCAGGAAGGCGAGTACTTTCCCCTCGGCAGTGATCAACCGAAACGGCTCAAAGCACGGATAATCGTTGCCACCCATCGCGATCTGGCCGCCGCTGAAGCTGCCGGCACCTTCCGGCGGGATCTGTATTACCGGCTGCGCACCCACAGGGTACACGTGCCGCCGTTGCGGGACCGGAAATGTGATATCCCACTGTTGCTTGAGCATTTCCTTGGCGAAGCGGCCCGCAGTCTTGGCAAGAGTCGGCCGACGGCACCCCGTGAGCTGGCCCAACTGCTCGCGACCTACCATTTTCCCGGCAATGTTCGTGAACTGAAGGCGATGATTTTCGATGCCGTGAGTCTCCATCGAGGCCGGATGCTTTCCATGGAATCGTTTATCGCCGCCATCGGTACCACACCGGCGGGGGGGGCGACTGCTGCCGGCACCGACCGGAATCCCTTTGCCTGTTTCGATAAACTTCCCACCTTCGCTGATGCCGCCGAACTGCTCGTCGGCGAGGCGCTCACCAGGGCCAATGGCAATCAGACGCTGGCTGCCCGCCTACTCGGCATCTCCCAGCCGGCGCTTTCAAAGCGTCTCAAGATGATCCGCAAATAA
- a CDS encoding transporter substrate-binding domain-containing protein, whose translation MRGDSRWRRISLGIALPVVAAIATLLVLWSASPGPVFAAPGAGVIIVGGDRDYPPYEFIDKYGHPAGFNVDLTKAIAEVMGMKVEFRLGGWSEMLDALKAGKVDILEGMSYSADRAKWVDFSPPHSIVSHALFGRRDSPPISSLEQLRGKKVIVHRSGIMNEYLAAHGFARNLVLTDTPADALRLLASGQDDYAVVAILPATYIIRENRLSNLVPVLNNVAIQRYGYAVRKGNAELLARFSEGLAILKKTGQFDAIHNKWLGVLEPQKFPWKMLLKYGAIVVVPLLLVLGSTVFWSRSLQRQVAQRTESLAKAVDELQLNQQQLLQADKMAALGILVSGVAHEINNPNGLILLDIPILRSAYADAVPILEERFREEGDFMLGGISYSRMRDEIPKILDEMQEGAKRIKRIVSDLKDFARRDDATGKERLELNDIVRTAIRLVEPSIRKATAHFTAEYAESLPSIVGNAQRIEQVIVNLIINACQALPDRERRIVVSTTFAPDSGTAIFRVRDEGVGIAPEHLSRLTDPFFTTKRDSGGTGLGLSVSAGIVKEHGGSLVFESQPGKGTVVTLTLPVIMEGNAV comes from the coding sequence GTGCGAGGTGATTCCCGGTGGCGGCGAATCTCCCTCGGCATTGCGCTGCCGGTTGTCGCAGCCATAGCCACGCTGTTGGTGTTGTGGAGCGCCTCTCCCGGGCCGGTCTTTGCCGCTCCCGGTGCGGGGGTGATCATTGTCGGCGGAGACCGCGACTATCCTCCCTACGAGTTCATCGATAAATACGGCCATCCGGCCGGTTTCAACGTCGACCTGACCAAGGCCATTGCCGAAGTAATGGGGATGAAGGTGGAGTTTCGTCTCGGCGGCTGGTCGGAAATGCTGGATGCACTCAAGGCCGGCAAGGTGGATATTCTTGAGGGGATGTCATATTCGGCGGACCGTGCCAAGTGGGTCGATTTCTCTCCCCCCCATTCCATTGTCAGCCATGCGCTGTTCGGCCGCCGTGATTCTCCGCCAATTTCCTCTCTCGAACAATTGCGTGGCAAAAAAGTGATTGTTCATCGTTCCGGGATCATGAACGAATATCTGGCGGCGCATGGTTTTGCCCGGAATCTGGTCCTTACCGATACGCCGGCCGATGCGTTGCGACTCCTTGCCTCCGGCCAGGATGATTACGCGGTGGTGGCGATCCTCCCCGCCACCTATATCATTCGAGAAAACCGGTTGTCCAACCTCGTACCGGTGTTGAACAACGTGGCAATCCAACGTTACGGATATGCCGTCAGAAAGGGAAATGCCGAACTTCTCGCCCGTTTCAGTGAAGGGCTGGCTATTCTCAAGAAAACCGGCCAGTTTGACGCGATTCACAACAAATGGCTCGGGGTGCTCGAACCGCAAAAATTCCCCTGGAAAATGCTCCTGAAGTATGGGGCGATCGTGGTCGTGCCGCTGTTGCTGGTCCTCGGCAGCACCGTTTTCTGGTCCCGCTCTCTCCAACGACAGGTGGCACAACGCACCGAATCGCTGGCCAAAGCGGTCGACGAACTGCAGCTCAACCAGCAGCAGCTGCTTCAGGCCGACAAGATGGCGGCGCTCGGTATCCTAGTGTCCGGCGTTGCCCACGAGATCAACAATCCCAACGGGCTCATTCTGCTCGACATTCCAATTCTCAGAAGCGCCTACGCCGACGCCGTGCCGATTCTTGAGGAGCGTTTCCGAGAAGAAGGCGATTTCATGCTCGGCGGGATTTCCTATTCGCGCATGCGGGACGAAATCCCGAAAATTCTCGACGAAATGCAGGAAGGGGCGAAAAGGATCAAGCGTATCGTCAGCGACCTGAAGGATTTCGCCCGTCGCGATGATGCCACCGGCAAGGAACGGCTCGAATTGAACGACATCGTCCGGACAGCGATTCGGCTTGTTGAGCCGTCCATTCGCAAGGCTACGGCTCATTTCACTGCCGAATATGCGGAAAGCCTGCCGTCAATAGTCGGTAATGCCCAACGGATCGAACAGGTGATCGTCAACCTGATCATCAATGCCTGTCAAGCGCTGCCGGATCGCGAGCGGAGGATTGTTGTCAGCACTACTTTCGCCCCGGACTCCGGGACGGCAATCTTCCGGGTTAGGGACGAAGGAGTCGGCATTGCCCCGGAGCATCTGTCCCGGCTGACCGATCCGTTCTTTACCACCAAACGGGACAGTGGCGGCACCGGCCTGGGCTTGTCGGTCTCTGCCGGCATCGTCAAGGAGCACGGCGGATCTCTTGTGTTCGAGTCCCAGCCAGGCAAAGGCACGGTGGTCACCCTCACTCTCCCGGTGATAATGGAGGGAAACGCCGTATGA
- the epmA gene encoding EF-P lysine aminoacylase EpmA encodes MLANWRLARKQPMLRARARLVQEIRQFFIAGGYLEVETPLRIPAPAPESHIEPIPSLSWFLQTSPELCMKRLLAAGYERLFQICHCWRDGERGGQHLPEFTMLEWYRAQSDYRDLMIDCEGLLVTLARAMTGATAVAFRGRIFELAPPWERLSVRAAFQRYCGMSADEALRLDLFDELMVEKIEPQLGWGTPTFIYDYPACRGALSRLKADEPDTAERFELYLGGVELANAFSELTDPLEQRRRFVAERDYRAAQGRLPLPLPEPFLAELASMPPAAGIALGIDRLVMLFCDAESIDDVVAFPPEEL; translated from the coding sequence ATGCTTGCCAACTGGCGCCTGGCGCGGAAGCAGCCGATGCTCCGGGCCAGGGCGCGTCTTGTCCAGGAAATCAGACAGTTTTTCATTGCCGGGGGGTATCTCGAAGTCGAGACCCCCCTTCGCATTCCCGCTCCCGCCCCTGAGTCCCATATCGAACCAATCCCCTCCCTCTCCTGGTTTCTCCAGACTTCGCCCGAGCTCTGCATGAAGCGGTTGCTTGCTGCCGGTTATGAGCGGCTGTTTCAAATCTGCCATTGTTGGCGCGATGGGGAGCGCGGGGGGCAGCATCTCCCCGAATTTACCATGCTAGAGTGGTATCGGGCGCAGAGCGATTACCGCGACTTGATGATCGACTGCGAGGGGCTGCTCGTTACACTGGCGAGAGCCATGACCGGGGCGACGGCTGTTGCGTTCCGGGGTCGTATCTTCGAACTCGCTCCCCCCTGGGAGCGGCTGTCGGTGCGCGCAGCATTCCAACGGTATTGCGGTATGAGCGCCGATGAGGCACTGCGGTTGGACCTGTTTGATGAATTGATGGTTGAAAAGATTGAACCGCAGCTCGGTTGGGGAACGCCGACCTTCATTTACGATTACCCGGCTTGCCGTGGAGCATTGTCCCGGCTCAAGGCTGATGAGCCGGATACTGCCGAACGCTTCGAGCTTTATCTTGGCGGCGTCGAGCTAGCCAATGCCTTCAGCGAATTAACCGATCCGCTTGAGCAGCGGCGGCGCTTTGTCGCCGAACGCGACTACCGTGCCGCTCAAGGCCGGCTGCCGTTGCCGCTGCCCGAACCATTCCTTGCCGAACTTGCCTCTATGCCGCCCGCCGCCGGTATTGCCCTTGGCATTGACCGGCTTGTCATGCTGTTTTGCGACGCCGAGTCGATCGACGACGTGGTCGCCTTCCCGCCGGAGGAGTTGTAA
- the efp gene encoding elongation factor P, whose product MYTVADLKKGLKVTLDGDPYIVIAFEFSKPGKGQALYRTKLRNMINGTTLDRTYRSGESFEPAQLEERQMQYLYKEDTHYTFMDNQTYEQVQMSEDSVGDAKNFMIDNLPVDILLYGEKAIGVTLPNFVNLRVVQTDPWVKGDTSGSDSKPAVLETGYTLRVPPFIEEGELIVVDTRSGEYSTRVKG is encoded by the coding sequence ATGTACACTGTTGCAGATCTGAAGAAGGGGCTCAAGGTAACTCTCGATGGCGATCCATACATCGTCATCGCCTTCGAGTTTTCCAAGCCGGGCAAAGGTCAGGCTCTTTATCGCACCAAGCTGCGCAACATGATCAACGGTACGACTCTTGATCGCACCTACCGCTCCGGCGAGAGCTTCGAGCCTGCCCAGCTGGAAGAGCGGCAGATGCAGTACCTTTACAAGGAAGACACTCATTACACCTTTATGGACAATCAGACCTACGAACAGGTGCAGATGAGCGAAGACTCGGTCGGCGACGCCAAGAACTTCATGATCGACAACCTGCCGGTGGACATTCTGCTTTACGGTGAGAAAGCTATCGGGGTGACGCTCCCCAATTTTGTCAACCTGCGCGTCGTACAGACCGATCCCTGGGTCAAAGGTGATACATCAGGCAGCGATTCGAAGCCGGCGGTGCTGGAAACCGGGTACACGCTTCGCGTTCCCCCGTTTATCGAGGAAGGCGAACTGATTGTCGTCGATACCAGAAGCGGTGAATATTCCACACGGGTCAAAGGGTAA
- the infA gene encoding translation initiation factor IF-1, whose protein sequence is MSKEEAIEVEGTVVEPLPNAMFRVKLENDHIVLAHISGKMRKYFIKILPGDKVTVELSPYDLTRGRITYRAK, encoded by the coding sequence ATGAGCAAAGAAGAGGCTATCGAAGTCGAAGGTACGGTTGTGGAACCCCTGCCAAATGCCATGTTCCGGGTCAAGCTGGAGAACGATCATATCGTTCTGGCCCATATCTCCGGGAAAATGCGGAAATATTTCATCAAGATCCTGCCGGGTGACAAAGTGACCGTTGAGCTTTCTCCCTACGACCTGACCCGCGGCCGGATTACCTATCGTGCCAAATAG
- a CDS encoding cyclic 2,3-diphosphoglycerate synthase translates to MKGPTVTRDRIIIMGAAGRDFHNFNMVFRGNSTCQVVAFTADQIPYIANRVYPPSLAGEPYAEGIPIFDEAMLEELIHNLQANKVVFAYSDISYSELMHKASRVLATGADFVLIGPEATMLRSIKPVISVCAVRTGCGKSQVTRYLGSLLAQQGIRGVVVRHPMPYGDLAAAAVERFARKEDLAMQHCTIEEREEYEPLIAAGMVVYAGVDYERILRAAEREGEIIIWDGGNNDFPFIRPDLEIVLVDPLRSGDETAYYPGEVNLRRAEIVVINKVDVAQEAEIAAVENAIFRVNPQATVIKTLSPVTLSEPAAVRGKKVLVIEDGPTVTHGGMPSGAGLAAARAAGAGEIVDPRPYAVGSIAGLYTTFPHLGPVLPAMGYRPEQIDELAQTIRATPCDLVLTATPIDLPRLISLPKPVMHVTYRIQETPDEPLRRAISSFLAKIGSNRQ, encoded by the coding sequence ATGAAAGGACCGACAGTGACCAGAGATCGCATTATCATCATGGGAGCGGCTGGCCGGGATTTTCACAACTTCAACATGGTATTTCGCGGGAATTCCACCTGCCAGGTTGTCGCCTTTACCGCCGACCAGATTCCCTATATCGCCAATCGTGTCTATCCACCCTCACTGGCAGGAGAGCCCTATGCCGAAGGAATTCCCATTTTCGATGAAGCAATGCTTGAGGAATTGATTCACAACCTACAGGCAAATAAAGTTGTTTTTGCTTATAGTGATATTTCGTATTCCGAACTGATGCATAAGGCATCGCGCGTACTGGCGACCGGAGCGGATTTCGTGCTCATCGGCCCGGAAGCAACCATGCTTCGGAGCATCAAACCGGTCATCTCCGTATGTGCAGTACGAACCGGCTGCGGCAAGAGCCAGGTAACCCGGTACCTCGGTTCTCTCCTGGCCCAGCAGGGGATCAGGGGCGTAGTGGTCCGCCACCCAATGCCGTATGGCGACCTTGCCGCTGCAGCGGTCGAACGGTTTGCCCGGAAGGAGGATCTGGCCATGCAGCACTGCACCATTGAGGAGCGGGAAGAATATGAACCGCTCATCGCTGCAGGGATGGTCGTCTATGCAGGAGTTGATTATGAAAGGATTCTCCGAGCGGCCGAAAGGGAGGGGGAGATCATCATCTGGGATGGTGGCAACAATGACTTTCCTTTTATCAGGCCCGATCTGGAAATCGTCCTGGTTGATCCGTTGCGCAGTGGTGACGAGACGGCCTACTATCCCGGAGAAGTGAATCTGCGGCGGGCTGAGATCGTTGTCATCAATAAGGTTGATGTCGCGCAAGAAGCCGAGATCGCCGCAGTGGAGAATGCAATCTTCCGGGTAAATCCCCAAGCAACCGTCATCAAGACCCTATCGCCGGTCACGCTGAGCGAACCGGCAGCTGTGCGAGGTAAAAAGGTTTTAGTCATCGAAGACGGCCCAACCGTAACCCATGGTGGTATGCCGTCAGGAGCAGGACTGGCTGCCGCCCGGGCGGCCGGTGCAGGAGAAATCGTCGACCCCAGGCCCTATGCCGTCGGCTCGATTGCCGGACTCTATACAACGTTCCCACACCTCGGCCCGGTCCTCCCTGCCATGGGCTACCGCCCAGAACAGATCGACGAACTGGCCCAGACCATTAGAGCCACCCCGTGCGATCTGGTTCTGACGGCAACCCCTATCGACTTGCCGCGCCTGATTTCCTTGCCAAAACCGGTAATGCACGTCACCTACAGAATCCAGGAAACGCCTGACGAACCCTTGCGGCGAGCAATCAGCAGTTTTCTCGCGAAGATCGGGAGCAACAGGCAATAA